GGTTTCGCGGTCTTCGGAGAGGCCGATGATGACTTCCTCGAAAGCGACTTCGTACGTACTGGCGTGCTGGCCGTCCGGCCGGATCTCGACTCCCTCGGTCAACAGCGACGCCTCAGTCAAGAGATCGAGCTTCCGGTAAGTCGTCGAGAGCGGGATATCACTGGCTTCGGAGATCTCGGAGGCAGTCATGGGCTCGTCCAGTTCCTCGATTATCCGCCGACACTCCGGGTCGTCGAGCGCATCGAGCACGTCCTGCAAATCTGGCGCGTCGTCGGCGGCGAACGGATCGCGGACCATTTCATTCCGACCCTCCCCGTCTACTCGGGAGATCGGGGACGCTGGTTCCGCGCGTTCGTCGAGACGGGAGCATACACAGGACTGGGCGCTTCGGGTGAATTTGTGTTTCGGTTTTCCGCGTCGGTCGCCGGTACCCGAACAGTCGAACGTGTTCGGCACGCGATTGAACGGACTGTAGTCGCGATGTTTAGGTATGCCTAATTCAGACGGCATCCTGGCGACGACGCGACGGCGATTGCTGGGCGCACTGGGAGCCGGCGGGACCGCCTCGCTTGCGGGTTGTGTCGCAGCACCCGACGCTGGTGACGTGGCCGAGGAAACGACCACGACCAAGCCGGCTCGCGAGACCGACGTCGACAGCGTGGCCGCTGATCCGACCGACATCCCCGACCCGATCGATCGTGACGAGCCGACCACCCACGAGATCACGCTCGAAGCCGAAGAAGTGACGGCCGAGATCGAGCCCGGTGTGACGTTCGACTACATGACCTTCGGCGGGCAGATCCCGGGGCCGATGGTTCGGGTCCGGCGGGGTGATACCGTCGAGTTCACGATGGAGAACCTGCCCGACAACGCCATGCCCCACAACGTCGACTTTCACGCCATCTACGGCACGGGCGGTGGCTCGGTCGCGACGACCGCCTCGCCGGGCGCGGAAAACAAGATGCGCTTTCGGGCGGAGTACCCGGGCGCGTACATCTACCACTGTGCCGTCCCGAACCTCGATTATCACATCAGCGCGGGCATGTTCGGCATGATCCTCGTCGAACCCGAGGACGGACTGCCCGAGGTAGATCACGAATTCTACGTCGGCCAACACGAAATGTACACCGACAAACCGACCGGCAAGGCGGGTCATCACGCCTTCGACATGGAATCGATGGCCGCCGAGAATCCGTCATACGTCCTGCTCAACGGCGAGAAGTACGCCTACGCCGCCGACCGCTACGGGCCCCTGGAAGTCGAGACCGGCGACACCGCGCGTGTGTACATGGTGACTGGCGGGCCGAACCTCACCTCGAACTTCCACCCGATCGGTAACGTCTGGAGTGAGGCCTGGCCCAACGGGGCGGTCGCCTCGACACCCGACGAGTTCGTCCAGACGATGGCGGTCCCGCCGGGCAGTTGCTTCGTCGGCACGATGGAGTTCCCCGTCCCCGAGCGTGTCAAACTCGTCGATCACGCCCTCTCGCGGGTCGCCCGCAAGGGACTGATGGCCGAAATCGACGTCCTCGGCGAAGAACGGCCCGAGGTCTTCGATCCCGGCTTCGACGGGACCGACCACGAGGACCCCCGCTACGAGTGAGGGGAGCAATATAGTCGAGAATCGGACACGTCAACTGAATCCGGGCAAGAAGCGGTAAGTATTGCAGGGACCGGCGGCCAAAATCCGGTCGTAGGAGGGCTCTATCAGCCAGCGGACCGGGGGTGTAGGTGTTCCCAGCAGTTGAGAATCCACAGGACTCGTTTGTAGGTTTACGGAGAAGTGGAGGTAATGACAGACGACGCGAACACCTTCGAGACGGGCACCGAGCCCCGGGGCCGACAATCACGGGAGTGGGAAGTCTTCGTTCGCGAGACCGAGGGCGAGCCACTCGAACACGTCGGCAGCGTCACCGCCGACGAGCAGGCACAGGCCCGCGAGCAGGCCACGACGCTGTTCGAAGATCCCGTCGCGATCTGGCTGTGTCCCGAGGAAGCCGTCTTCCGGTACACGGACACGGCGCTGACGCCGGGTGAGACAGCATGATCCCCGTGAGTGGGTTGCTCGGCGGCGACACGGACGCTGGGGCGACAGCGCACAGACAGCGGGGCACAACGATCGTCTGGCACGTGACCGGTGCCGCGAATCTCGATTGCTCCTACCGCCGGACCGACGCCGGGCCGGGACCCGCAGACGGCGAGTTGACCACTGCCGAGGGGCAGAACTTGATTGCCGATCTCGCCGACTACGGAGTCGAGGTCCTCCGACTTGCCGGTGGGGAACCACTCCTGCGCGACGATCTGGAAGCGCTGATCGAGTCCGCGAGCGATGCGGGCCTGGAGACGGTCCTCGAAACCAATGGAACGCTAGTGACGGAGGAGCGGGCGGCGGAACTCGAAACGGCCGGCCTCGATGCGGTTGCCGTCGCGATCGACGGCCTCCCCGAGCGCCACGACGAAATCTGGGGCCAGGAGGGAGCCTTCGACGACGCACTGGCCGGGATCGAAGCCGCCCAGGCCGCCCAGTTGCCGGTCGCCGTCAAATTCACCATCACTGACCAGAGCGCCGCCGACATGGAGGAAGTCCTCGATCTGCTGGCCCTGGAAGGAGTCGAACGCTTCGAGTTCGCCCACTTGGAGTACGACGAGGCGGACGTGATGGATTTCGAAGTCGATCACCAAGCCCAACGGCGGGCCGTCCGGCGTGTCTGTGACCTGACGCTCGATGCCCACGAGCGGGGCCACGACGTCGAGACGCTGTTGACTGGCAATTACGCCGACGCGGGCTACGTCTATCAGTACGCCCGTGAGGAACTCGGGGAGGATCAGGCGGCGGACGTCCGGGACAGACTAGAAGCGATCGGCGGCGACCAGGCCGGGGAAGCCATCGCCGACATCGACTATCAGGGCAACGTCCACCTCACGCCCGACTGGCAGCACTACTCGCTTGGCAACGTGCGCGACCGACCGTTCAGCGCCATCTGGGAGGACGAATCGAATCCGATCCTGCGGAAACTCCGCGACCGCGAGGATCACGTCCCCGATCGCTGTCCGAACTGTGATTACTACGCGATGTGCCGGGGCGGTTCGCGCCATCGTGCCCTCGCCGCAACCGGCGACCCCTGGGCACGAGACCCGCAGTGTTATCTGACCGACGAGGAAATCGGCCTCGAGGATCCGTCCGCATCCGCAGACTGAATCGAAGCCGGGATTGGGGGGCCGTTCTCTCGGGCCGAGGGCAACGAGCGAGAGTATCCCCCGTGTACTGCCGGAGACCGCGACGCTTTTGCCCCCACCGGCGCAAGTCGGTCGTGTGCTTTCGGTCGAGTTACACGCCCACTCGTCGCTGTCCTACGACGGGCGAGATGCCGTCGATGACCTACTCGAACGGGCAGCAGCGGCGGGACTCGATGCCCTGGCCGTGACCGATCACGACGAGATCGCGGCGAGTCTGCGGGCCGTCGACCGCGCCCCCGAGTACGGACTGCTCGGCATCCCCGGCATGGAAGTGACCAGCGCCGCTGGCCACGTCCTCGCACTGGGAGTCGAGCAACGAATTCCCCAAGGGCTGACGTTTGGCGAGACGCTGGACCGGATTCGACGGCTGGGCGGTATCGCCGTCGTTCCCCATCCCTTCCAGGAATCTCGGAGCGGCGTGATGGCCCACGTCTCGCGGGCTGATCTGGCTGGGGCTGACGCCATCGAAGTGTACAACTCTCGACTCCTGACCGGCCGGGCCAACCGCCAGGCTCGCACGTTCGCTCGCGAACACGGCGTCCCCGAAACGGCAGGAAGCGACGCTCACATCGCCGAAATGGTCGGCCGAGCAGTTACGCTCGTCGAGGCCGAAGAGCGATCGGTCGATGCTATTTGACGGCGATCCGCGAGGGGCGAACCCAAATCGATGGACGGCGGACACCCTGGCACATCAGCTTCCGACAGGCTGCCGGGGGGCCAAGCGCCGTATCCGCGCGCGCCTGGCATCGCTACTCGAGTAACAATGGGTTCGAACGCGGACGCCACATCGACGGGACCGCTCGTCGGTGCCGATCCCGAACCTATCAGGGCGGCGATCGAAGACGAGAATCCCCTTTCGGGCACCCGGGGGTTTGCCGGGCGGGTCGATGGCTCGCTGGTTCGTGACGTCCTCGGGCGGTATCCACTGTTTCTCGACGGGGACGGGCAAGATCGGTGGGCCTTCGATCCGACCGAGTTGGCCGATCCGACGCCACTACCGGCGGGCCAGGTCGTCGATCCGGCGGGCAATCGCCGAGAGGTGTGGTCGTTGCCGGACCCATCCCCTCGCGACGGGACGGCCGCCGTGAGAGCTGTCGGGAACGCTATCGACGACGCGCTCGCCGACGTCGACACCGACGGCCTGGCGATCGCCTTCTCGGGGGTGTCGACTCGGCGCTACTGGCGGCTCGCCTCGAGGCGCCGCTGTACGTCGCTGGCTTCCCCGATAGCCACGACGTACGAGCCGCCCGAGAGACGGCCAGACTCCTCGATCGGGAGGTGCGCGTCGTCGAACTCGACCACGACGCTCTCGTCGAGGCCGTCCCGCCGGTCGCAACCGCAACGGGCCGGACGAACGCGATGGCCGTCGAGATCGCGCTGCCGCTGTATCTGGTCGCCAAGCGGGCGGCTGCCGACGGCTTCGACCGGCTGGCAGTCGGCCAGGGGGCCGACGAACTGTTCGGCGGCTACGCTAAGGTCGCTCGCGCCCCCGAGGACCCACGTGTCGCTGCCGAGACAGTCCGTGGCGCGCGCCGCGAAGTGCTCGAATCGCTCCCCGACCAACTGACCCGGGACGTACTGGCGATCCGGGCCGGCGGTGTCGAACCGGTCGCACCGTTGCTTGCTGATGGCGTCGTCGAAGCGGGACTGGTCCTCCCGGGATCGCTGCTGGTCACCGACCGTGGCGAGCGGAAGTACGCACTCCGGCTGGCGGCCCGCAAGTGGCTCCCCGATCCGGTAGCCTTCCGGGGGAAAAAGGCCCTCCAATACGGTAGTCTCGTCGCCCGGGAACTCGATCGGGTGGCGCGACAGGCCGGGTTCAAGCGCCGAATGGACGATCACGTCACCCAGTACGTCGAGTCGCTGCTCGAATGAGTCCCATCGCAGTATTGGCCGAGCGCGATCGATCGTCGGAGTAAAGCGAGTCGTCGTGACGGTCGCCGAGCGAACGCGTGACTGGCCGATCGAAGCGAGGGAAAGAAACGAGTGAACTCGGCGGGACTGAGCGAATCCGGAGGATTCGCGAGGGTCGCCGAGGGAACGAGACGAGAAAAGTGAGTCGAGTGGACTCGGCGGGATTTGAACCCGCGGCCTTCCCCGTGCCAGGGGGATGATCTACCGCTGATCTACGAGCCCGCGTCGTCACCGAAGAGTATCCGACGGGATTTCTTAAACCCATCGAACCAGTGACCGCGACGGCGAGCCAGTGCTGGCCAGAGAAACGGCCACAATAGCTTTGCCCGTTCGCCGGGAATTATTCGGGCACAGGACCACAGCGAGCGGCCATCGACGGCTGTAGGCGGCGAAACCGACCCATGGAACGCCACCACACCCGAGCCCCGAGATCGGTGCGGCCTCGCGATCGCGGCCAGACGACACTGGATTTCGCGTTCGGGATCGGTCTCTTCGTGCTGGTACTGGCCTTCGCGTTCACCTTCGTCCCGGGAATGCTCCAGCCGTTCGAACAGGGCACCGACGCCGAGACGGTCGGGGCCAATCGCGCGGCGGACACTCTCGCGGAAGGCATGCTCGGCGACCCATCCACACCGTACGTCCTCGAGACGGCCTGTACCGTCGGCTTCTTCGATGCTGGCGTCCCGGCCGGGTGCAACTACGACGGGACGACGGCGACGGATCGGCTGGCGATCGGTCCCTTCCAAGACGTCAACGTCACGCTGGAGGGGTCGATATCGGGATCGACGTATCAGTTGCTGTGCTGGAACGGGACGGCACTGGCCGAAGTCGAGTCACCGGACTGCGGGGCCGGCGACCGGCGACTGGCGACGGGAGAACCCATTCCGGACGGCGCAGTGCCGACAGTGAGCGCCAGACGCGTCGTCTCTATCGAGGGAACGACCGCGGTTATCCGGGTGGTGGTCTGGTGATGGCCCCCCCGACAAGTCGAGAGAGCAGCCGACAGTCCACTGGCGGACGAGCCCAGGCACACACGCTCGAAGGGATTATCGCGGGCTTGCTCGTGCTATCGAGTATCGCCTTTGCCCTGCAGGTGACGGCCGTGACGCCACTGTCAGCGAGTACGTCGAGTCAGCACATCCAAAACCAGCAACGAGCGGCGGCGACCGGCGTGCTTGCCTCGGCGGCAGAGAGTGGCACGCTCGAAAGCGCCGTCCTCTACTGGAACGAGAGCGGGCCGTCGTTCCACGAGGCGGGGCCACGCGGCCGCTACGCCTCGGCCCCGCCAAACGAATTCGGTGCGTTGCTCGCAGAGACGTTCGACCGCCGCGGAATCGCGTACAACGTCCGGATTAGCTACGCTATCCCAGGGGGCGAACGGCGACGGATTCAGATGGTCTATCAGGGCGCCCCAAGCGACAGTGCCGTCCGGGCGAGTCGGCTGGTGACGCTGACCGACGCGGCCGTTCTCAGAGCGGCCGACGAGACACCGACAGGTACGAACGTCTCAGCGACGGACTCGTTTTACGCGCCGGACGCGAGTGCGAGCGGGCTGTACAACGTGGTCCGCGTGGAGGTGGTCGTGTGGCGCATCTGAGCGGAGACGGGCAGCGACGAGAGGGTCGCGGACAGATCATC
The sequence above is drawn from the Halorhabdus sp. CBA1104 genome and encodes:
- a CDS encoding TIGR04347 family pseudo-SAM/SPASM protein is translated as MIPVSGLLGGDTDAGATAHRQRGTTIVWHVTGAANLDCSYRRTDAGPGPADGELTTAEGQNLIADLADYGVEVLRLAGGEPLLRDDLEALIESASDAGLETVLETNGTLVTEERAAELETAGLDAVAVAIDGLPERHDEIWGQEGAFDDALAGIEAAQAAQLPVAVKFTITDQSAADMEEVLDLLALEGVERFEFAHLEYDEADVMDFEVDHQAQRRAVRRVCDLTLDAHERGHDVETLLTGNYADAGYVYQYAREELGEDQAADVRDRLEAIGGDQAGEAIADIDYQGNVHLTPDWQHYSLGNVRDRPFSAIWEDESNPILRKLRDREDHVPDRCPNCDYYAMCRGGSRHRALAATGDPWARDPQCYLTDEEIGLEDPSASAD
- a CDS encoding Htur_1727 family rSAM-partnered candidate RiPP, with protein sequence MTDDANTFETGTEPRGRQSREWEVFVRETEGEPLEHVGSVTADEQAQAREQATTLFEDPVAIWLCPEEAVFRYTDTALTPGETA
- the nirK gene encoding copper-containing nitrite reductase; translation: MPNSDGILATTRRRLLGALGAGGTASLAGCVAAPDAGDVAEETTTTKPARETDVDSVAADPTDIPDPIDRDEPTTHEITLEAEEVTAEIEPGVTFDYMTFGGQIPGPMVRVRRGDTVEFTMENLPDNAMPHNVDFHAIYGTGGGSVATTASPGAENKMRFRAEYPGAYIYHCAVPNLDYHISAGMFGMILVEPEDGLPEVDHEFYVGQHEMYTDKPTGKAGHHAFDMESMAAENPSYVLLNGEKYAYAADRYGPLEVETGDTARVYMVTGGPNLTSNFHPIGNVWSEAWPNGAVASTPDEFVQTMAVPPGSCFVGTMEFPVPERVKLVDHALSRVARKGLMAEIDVLGEERPEVFDPGFDGTDHEDPRYE
- a CDS encoding helix-turn-helix domain-containing protein, with amino-acid sequence MVRDPFAADDAPDLQDVLDALDDPECRRIIEELDEPMTASEISEASDIPLSTTYRKLDLLTEASLLTEGVEIRPDGQHASTYEVAFEEVIIGLSEDRETEVQIARRARTADERLENLWSEVRKET